The proteins below come from a single Necator americanus strain Aroian chromosome V, whole genome shotgun sequence genomic window:
- a CDS encoding hypothetical protein (NECATOR_CHRV.G18094.T1), protein MLSRLQLLLATSILGCAIVVYSQRSQSSVIADLGKLIVDNCPPMLCTGLDCAVVTERNGCQLCACPIGSPARGCDPMPFILWHDLIVNGCPNVTLNSRDPAQKVHRWFRRVNRFTNTDQCEPYIFPYCPELDFNLWRSPRTKQECELYCYSVDEQRKRGII, encoded by the exons ATGTTGTCACGGTTACAACTATTATTGGCAACAAGTATTCTTGGCTGTGCGATCGTCGTATACTCTCAGC GCAGTCAATCGTCAGTCATAGCCGATCTTGGGAAGTTGATCGTTGACAATTGTCCGCCTATGTTATGCACAGGTCTTGACTGTGCTGTGGTAACCGAAAGAAATGGCTGTCAG TTATGCGCTTGTCCGATCGGCTCTCCAGCACGCGGTTGTGATCCGATGCCGTTCATACTCTGGCATGACCTGATTGTCAATGGATGCCCGAATGTAACGCTTAATAGCCGTGATCCAGCTCAAAAGGTGCACCGTTGGTTTAGGAGG GTGAACCGCTTCACTAACACTGACCAATGTGAACCATACATCTTCCCCTATTGCCCTGAACTGGACTTCAATCTCTGGAGATCTCCTAGAACTAAACAG GAATGTGAACTTTACTGCTATTCGGTGGACGAACAGAGGAAACGTGGTATTATCTAA
- a CDS encoding hypothetical protein (NECATOR_CHRV.G18093.T1) gives MPRLGVDPEYRLGEELNLPSGLRSRSRSPHSYVGYISKEEQEWQDHQLAMRLQEEADRENLALAEDTLAPDQIAAILGTSFDIPSRRHEQEQNDDNDITILSAGSSPSSVTSSNSPPPTLSRSEEEMYDGELTLVTEHNEEDDIDGSDGSGDVSNSEEDDEESDDNLVEEQSDDDSGEEEMHGSEDDAISESDDSDGSEQSESSDSESSDSSDDEDPLGLGIIGIDLSLSDLEQVFESHQREAPRESHQDSDEDDEPDDTVIRSGDYGRCTICFEEVPYDPVGCLYCQQLIGCRRCVNRWYKAARRADDVQVDFLGGHPPSNHKQCPLCRHEWPEQVEATSIFLLKDD, from the exons ATGCCAAGGCTCGGCGTGGATCCCGAGTACCGGTTAGGCGAAGAGTTAAACCTACCTAGTGGTTTGCGCTCTCGTTCCAGATCGCCACACTCATACGTCGG GTACATATCGAAGGAAGAGCAAGAATGGCAAGATCATCAGTTGGCTATGCGTCTTCAAGAGGAGGCTGATCGGGAGAATCTCGCTCTTGCTGAGGACACGCTAGCTCCGGATCAAATAG CTGCAATCCTAGGGACATCTTTCGATATTCCGTCGAGAAGACATGAACAAG AACAGAACGACGACAATGATATCACGATCCTTAGCGCAGGAAGTTCTCCCAGTTCAGTGACATCTTCAAATTCTCCTCCACCTACATTGTCAAGATCTGAAGAA gaaatgtATGACGGGGAACTGACCCTTGTAACAGAACACAATGAAGAAGATGATATTGATGGTTCTGATGGATCCGGTGACGTTAGCAACTCTGAAGAAGACGACGAGGAAAGCGACGATAATCTCGTAGAAGAGCAATCTGACGACGATAGTGGTGAAGAGGAAATGCATGGTTCTGAG GATGATGCAATATCGGAGTCAGACGATAGTGATGGCAGTGAACAGTCGGAAAGCTCTGATTCGGAGTCATCCGATAGCAGTGACGACGAAGATCCGTTGG GTTTGGGAATCATCGGAATTGATTTATCTCTATCGGACTTGGAACAAGTGTTTGAAAGTCATCAGCGTGAAGCTCCTAGAG AATCACACCAGGATTCTGATGAGGACGATGAGCCAGATGACACTGTAATAAG GAGTGGTGACTATGGAAGATGTACAATTTGTTTCGAAGAGGTGCCGTATGATCCAGTGGGATGCCTATATTGTCAACAATTAATAGGATGTCGAAG atGTGTGAATCGTTGGTACAAGGCTGCTCGTCGTGCTGATGACGTACAAGTTGACTTTTTGGGAGGGCATCCTCCATCGAATCACAAACAATGTCCATTATGTAGACACGAATGGCCTGAGCAAGTGGAAGCCActagtatttttcttctcaaagatGATTAA
- a CDS encoding hypothetical protein (NECATOR_CHRV.G18092.T1) codes for MKAQVTNEEKEEQARLCEEIEKLYNEADEILGEVVRMRKNYPKIIAELRNLENRERFARWAQAPLLSVSSDPIDVEKLKKEITLKVDKTKTVSEERKELEKEIEELEAELEKWDRYNNSLLDMLTSEKYAPIDALPPDFKLS; via the exons ATGAAGGCTCAGGtgacaaatgaagaaaaag aagaacAAGCTCGCCTCTGCGAGGAGATCGAAAAGCTCTATAATGAGGCAGATGAGATTCTCGGTgaa GTCGTAAGAATGCGCAAAAATTACCCGAAAATAATTGCAGAGCTTAGGAATCTTGAAAACCGTGAGAGGTTCGCACGTTGG GCGCAGGCACCCTTGCTATCTGTTTCTTCTGATCCAATTGATGttgagaaattgaagaaagagaTAACATTGAAGGtggacaaaacaaaaacggtTTCAGAGGAGAGGAAGGAGCTAGAGAAGGAGATTGAAGAG CTGGAAGCTGAACTCGAAAAATGGGACCGGTACAATAACTCGCTTCTCGATATGCTCACAAGTGAAAAATACGCTCCAATCGATGCGCTACCGCCAGACTTCAAGTTGTCGTAA
- a CDS encoding hypothetical protein (NECATOR_CHRV.G18093.T2), with protein MPRLGVDPEYRLGEELNLPSGLRSRSRSPHSYVGYISKEEQEWQDHQLAMRLQEEADRENLALAEDTLAPDQIAAILGTSFDIPSRRHEQEQNDDNDITILSAGSSPSSVTSSNSPPPTLSRSEEEMYDGELTLVTEHNEEDDIDGSDGSGDVSNSEEDDEESDDNLVEEQSDDDSGEEEMHGSEDDAISESDDSDGSEQSESSDSESSDSSDDEDPLGPLGAFNNILGASLGIIGIDLSLSDLEQVFESHQREAPRESHQDSDEDDEPDDTVIRSGDYGRCTICFEEVPYDPVGCLYCQQLIGCRRCVNRWYKAARRADDVQVDFLGGHPPSNHKQCPLCRHEWPEQVEATSIFLLKDD; from the exons ATGCCAAGGCTCGGCGTGGATCCCGAGTACCGGTTAGGCGAAGAGTTAAACCTACCTAGTGGTTTGCGCTCTCGTTCCAGATCGCCACACTCATACGTCGG GTACATATCGAAGGAAGAGCAAGAATGGCAAGATCATCAGTTGGCTATGCGTCTTCAAGAGGAGGCTGATCGGGAGAATCTCGCTCTTGCTGAGGACACGCTAGCTCCGGATCAAATAG CTGCAATCCTAGGGACATCTTTCGATATTCCGTCGAGAAGACATGAACAAG AACAGAACGACGACAATGATATCACGATCCTTAGCGCAGGAAGTTCTCCCAGTTCAGTGACATCTTCAAATTCTCCTCCACCTACATTGTCAAGATCTGAAGAA gaaatgtATGACGGGGAACTGACCCTTGTAACAGAACACAATGAAGAAGATGATATTGATGGTTCTGATGGATCCGGTGACGTTAGCAACTCTGAAGAAGACGACGAGGAAAGCGACGATAATCTCGTAGAAGAGCAATCTGACGACGATAGTGGTGAAGAGGAAATGCATGGTTCTGAG GATGATGCAATATCGGAGTCAGACGATAGTGATGGCAGTGAACAGTCGGAAAGCTCTGATTCGGAGTCATCCGATAGCAGTGACGACGAAGATCCGTTGGGTCCGTTAGGAGCATTCAACAACATTTTAGGCGCAA GTTTGGGAATCATCGGAATTGATTTATCTCTATCGGACTTGGAACAAGTGTTTGAAAGTCATCAGCGTGAAGCTCCTAGAG AATCACACCAGGATTCTGATGAGGACGATGAGCCAGATGACACTGTAATAAG GAGTGGTGACTATGGAAGATGTACAATTTGTTTCGAAGAGGTGCCGTATGATCCAGTGGGATGCCTATATTGTCAACAATTAATAGGATGTCGAAG atGTGTGAATCGTTGGTACAAGGCTGCTCGTCGTGCTGATGACGTACAAGTTGACTTTTTGGGAGGGCATCCTCCATCGAATCACAAACAATGTCCATTATGTAGACACGAATGGCCTGAGCAAGTGGAAGCCActagtatttttcttctcaaagatGATTAA